The following are encoded together in the Apis mellifera strain DH4 linkage group LG4, Amel_HAv3.1, whole genome shotgun sequence genome:
- the LOC414051 gene encoding ATP-binding cassette sub-family G member 1 yields MKLEGNCSNEDNTNEILLQPRKGSGSRLQIVPAQHKTITHLPKRPPVDLAFTDLTYKVREGNKNNAKTILKSVSGRLRSGELTAIMGPSGAGKSTLLNILTGYKSTGTEGSVTMNGHERDLSAFRKLSCYIMQDNQLHANLTVAEAMKVAANLKLGSHVNKTEKEEVIQEILETLGLSEHRQTMTSNLSGGQKKRLSIALELVNNPPIMFFDEPTSGLDSSSCFQCILLLKTLARGGRTIICTIHQPSARLFEMFDTLYTLAEGQCVYQGSTSQLVPFLRNIGFNCPSYHNPASFIIEVSCGEYGDNIKNLVNAIKNGKYDIREGYPFPENKLEELNNLPDSFSKNEEGGKNTERKDKNDASNLKEKFEEDKVKKEINNKGIISSYASNDIAKQDIVIPIDMEKKDNADVALLDESIIVTPERYPTSEYQQFWIVLKRTLLFSRRDWTLMYLRLFAHILVGLLIGALYYDIGNDGAKVLSNLGFLFFNMLFLMYTSMTITILSFPLELPVLLKENFNRWYSLKAYYLAITVSDIPFQAVFCVIYVTIVYFMTSQPTDIMRFSMFLGTCLLISFVAQSVGLVVGAAMNVQNGVFLAPVMSVPFLLFSGFFVSFDAIPVYLRWITYLSYIRYGFEGTALATYSFGREKLKCFQVYCHFKNPETTLEELDMLDADFTLDILALLLIFVVLRIAAYLFLRWKLKTAR; encoded by the exons atgaaGCTCGAAGGAAATTGTTCAAACGAAGATAAtactaatgaaatattattacaaccTAGAAAAGGTTCTGGTTCTCGTTTGCAAATTGTACCTGCACAACATAAAACGATTACTCATTTGCCGAAAAGACCACCGGTTGACTTAGCATTCACCGATTTAACGTACAAAGTACGAGAAGGTAACAAAAATA atgcaaagacaattttaaaatctgtcAGTGGAAGATTACGATCTGGAGAACTGACAGCTATTATGGGGCCTTCCGGTGCAGGAAAATCTACTCTTTTAAACATTCTGACCGGATACAA ATCAACAGGTACTGAAGGAAGTGTTACAATGAATGGTCATGAAAGGGATCTTAGTGCctttagaaaattatcatgCTACATAATGCAAGATAATCAACTTCATGCGAATTTAACAGTGGCTGAAGCCATGAAAGTCGCTGCAAATCTTAAACTTGGATCGCATGTTAACAaaacagaaaaagaagaagtg ATTCAAGAGATTTTAGAAACACTTGGTTTATCCGAGCATCGTCAAACTATGACATCGAATTTGAGCGGTgggcaaaaaaaaagactttCTATTGCTCTTGAATTAGTCAATAATCCTCCAATAATGTTTTTTGACGAACCTACTAG tGGTTTAGATTCTTCGTCTTGTTTTCAATGCATCTTGCTCTTAAAGACTTTAGCTCGAGGCGGAAGAACGATAATATGTACTATTCATCAACCTAGCGCTAGACTTTTTGAAATGTTCGATACGTTATATACATTAGCTGAAGGACAATGTGTGTACCAGGGATCTACATCACAATTAGTACCGTTTCTTAGAAATATTGGATTCAATTGTCCAAGTTATCACAATCCAGCCTCTTTCA ttaTTGAAGTATCTTGTGGAGAATATGgagataatatcaaaaatttggtAAATGCTataaagaatggaaaatatgatattcGAGAAGGATATCCATTTcctgaaaataaattggaagaaCTCAATAATTTACCTGATTCGTTTTCGAAAAACGAAGAAGGTGGAAAAAAtactgaaagaaaagataaaaatgatgcgagcaatttgaaagaaaagtttgaagaggataaagtaaaaaaagaaattaataataaaggaatTATTTCATCTTATGCAAGTAATGATATTGCAAAACAAG ATATAGTAATACCAATTgatatggaaaaaaaggataatgcTGATGTAGCTTTACTCGATGAATCAATTATAGTTACTCCAGAGAGATATCCCACATCGGAATATCAACAATTCTGGATTGTTTTAAAACGAACTTTACTTTTCAGTCGTAGAGATTGG ACTCTTATGTATCTTCGACTCTTTGCTCATATTCTAGTAGGATTATTGATTGGCGCactttattatgatattggAAATGATGGTGCTAAAGTACTTAGCAACCTTGGATTTCTATTCTTTAATATGTTGTTTCTTATGTATACATCAATgactattacaattttatctt TTCCATTAGAATTGCCAGTActtctgaaagaaaattttaatagatggTATTCTCTTAAGGCTTATTATCTAGCAATTACTGTATCAGATATACCATttcag GCAGTATTTTGTGTTATATATGTCACAATTGTATACTTCATGACAAGTCAACCAACGGATATTATGCGATTCAGTATGTTCTTGGGAACATGTTTACTAATTTCTTTTGTAGCGCAATCGGTTGGATTGGTGGTTGGAGCAGCAATGAACGTACAAAATGGTGTATTTTTAGCACCAGTTATGTCCGTACCATTTCTCTTATTCTCCGGCTTTTTCGTTAGTTTTGATGCAATTCCTGTATATCTTAGATGGATTACTTATCTAAGTTATATTAGATATGGTTTTGAAGGGACTGCTCTTGCCACATATTCTTTTGGTCGAGAAAAACTTAAATGTTTCCAG gtATACTGCCACTTTAAAAACCCAGAAACAACATTGGAAGAACTAGACATGCTTGATGCAGATTTCACTCTCGATATTCTTGCCTTGCTTTTGATATTTGTTGTTCTTCGAATCGCTGCCTATTTATTCCTTCGTTGGAAATTAAAGACTGCGCGATAG